One window of Syntrophorhabdaceae bacterium genomic DNA carries:
- a CDS encoding UDP-N-acetylmuramoyl-L-alanyl-D-glutamate--2,6-diaminopimelate ligase, whose translation MHHLRENEQVMKLAALIDGLNVTRITGDGAVEITGITKDSRSAGRGSLFFATKKSMAYIEEALRLGATAVAAEETPERPVPCLILTPDVDELLGNVAARFFGMPSKDLFVAGITGTNGKTTTTFLMESMAREAGRNAGVIGTISYRYGGQVLSAPNTTPGAVELHGLLQEMRLAGTEIVAMEVSSHALDQKRVEGIDFDMAIFTNLTQDHLDYHKTMEEYKEAKTLLFTRYLEMSAKKRKYAVLNLDDPEVAVFQPGLNVRTLTYSIHEEADAFLVSGTETIDGLSLRVSLRGETMDLRSGLVGMFNASNILAACLFGYGAALPREAIQKGVEHLTGVPGRLERVANGQGISVFVDYAHTPDALQKVLGLLGRLKTGRLIVVFGCGGDRDAAKRPIMGGIASHLADFSIVTSDNPRSEKPEKIVKEIVSGFNGGPFKTIENRRDAITEGLSMARPGDVVLIAGKGHEDYQIIGDRTLHFSDREVAEEYLNVAHG comes from the coding sequence ATGCATCATTTACGGGAGAACGAGCAGGTAATGAAACTGGCAGCCCTTATAGACGGCCTGAACGTAACCCGGATCACGGGCGACGGGGCAGTGGAGATCACGGGGATCACGAAAGATTCCAGGTCCGCGGGCCGGGGTTCTCTTTTTTTCGCCACAAAGAAAAGCATGGCCTATATAGAAGAAGCATTGAGGCTCGGCGCAACGGCCGTGGCAGCGGAGGAGACGCCGGAGAGGCCTGTCCCCTGCCTGATCCTGACCCCCGACGTGGACGAGCTTCTCGGGAACGTGGCGGCCCGGTTTTTCGGCATGCCTTCAAAGGACCTCTTCGTGGCGGGCATCACCGGGACCAACGGCAAGACCACGACCACCTTTCTCATGGAGTCCATGGCGCGGGAAGCCGGCAGGAACGCCGGGGTCATCGGCACTATCTCCTACCGGTACGGCGGCCAGGTCCTCTCCGCACCCAACACCACGCCCGGCGCAGTGGAGCTCCACGGCCTTCTTCAGGAGATGCGCCTCGCAGGCACCGAAATCGTGGCCATGGAGGTCTCCTCCCACGCCCTCGACCAGAAGCGGGTGGAAGGCATCGACTTCGATATGGCCATCTTCACGAACCTGACCCAGGACCACCTCGATTACCATAAGACCATGGAGGAGTATAAGGAGGCGAAAACGCTCCTTTTTACGCGCTACCTGGAAATGAGCGCGAAAAAGAGAAAATATGCGGTCCTTAACCTCGACGACCCGGAGGTCGCCGTCTTCCAGCCCGGATTAAACGTAAGGACCCTGACTTATTCGATACACGAAGAGGCCGACGCCTTCCTCGTCTCGGGCACGGAGACGATCGACGGGCTCTCTCTTCGCGTCTCCCTCAGGGGAGAGACAATGGACCTTCGATCCGGTCTCGTAGGGATGTTCAACGCCTCCAATATCCTCGCCGCCTGCCTTTTCGGCTACGGCGCGGCTCTTCCCCGGGAGGCCATACAGAAAGGGGTGGAACACCTCACCGGCGTGCCCGGCAGGCTTGAAAGGGTCGCCAACGGACAAGGCATCTCCGTCTTCGTCGACTATGCCCATACCCCGGATGCGCTGCAAAAAGTTCTCGGACTTTTGGGACGCCTGAAGACCGGCCGCCTCATCGTCGTCTTCGGCTGCGGCGGAGACAGGGACGCGGCAAAACGGCCGATCATGGGAGGCATCGCTTCCCATCTGGCAGATTTTTCCATCGTCACCTCCGATAATCCACGGAGCGAGAAGCCTGAAAAGATCGTGAAAGAGATTGTCTCGGGTTTTAACGGCGGCCCGTTCAAAACAATAGAGAATAGAAGGGACGCCATAACGGAGGGCCTCTCCATGGCGAGACCGGGGGACGTGGTCCTGATCGCCGGCAAAGGACACGAGGATTACCAGATCATCGGAGATCGCACCCTCCATTTCAGCGACAGGGAAGTTGCAGAGGAGTATTTAAATGTGGCCCACGGCTGA
- the murF gene encoding UDP-N-acetylmuramoyl-tripeptide--D-alanyl-D-alanine ligase, whose translation MWPTAEVIKAVGGTAYRVERESFASISTDTRTIGKGDLYIPLTGANFDGHFFVEQAYEASLGGALCEKGREEIYKKVKGTVILVENTVQALLDLARWKRQTLTGTCIAITGSNGKTTTKEILVDMMKRSFSVAYNEKNFNNLIGVSKSILSIEGQPQVLVFELGTNSPGEIKALARTTLPDCSLITNINPSHLEGLFDVEGVLAEKLDLFHSTREGGKVFINADDPYLAAAYQETGRETCVYGIAREAPFHLRVDRDLGWVGSEITLTFPGAEIRAVTRLLGTHNLYNILAASAIAYSAGLGADAIGQTIETFRPFSMRFTVKKSPRGFTVVDDTYNANPASMEWAIRTLESLPCQGKRLAVLGDMRELGEKSAFYHRELGRFLKGTSLPVIALVGESMKEAYVELGADRARLFSDKAALITYVEGALEEGDVILVKGSRAAKMEEIVEALIS comes from the coding sequence ATGTGGCCCACGGCTGAAGTGATAAAGGCGGTAGGGGGCACGGCGTACCGCGTCGAGCGGGAGAGCTTCGCCTCCATATCGACCGACACGAGGACCATCGGCAAGGGCGACCTCTATATCCCCCTTACCGGCGCCAATTTTGACGGCCATTTCTTCGTGGAACAGGCGTACGAGGCATCGCTGGGCGGCGCCCTGTGCGAAAAGGGGCGGGAAGAGATCTATAAAAAGGTGAAGGGCACCGTGATCCTCGTGGAAAATACGGTCCAGGCGCTCCTCGACCTCGCCCGGTGGAAAAGGCAGACCCTTACCGGGACCTGCATCGCCATCACCGGAAGTAACGGTAAGACGACCACCAAAGAGATACTCGTAGATATGATGAAGCGTTCGTTCTCCGTGGCATATAACGAGAAGAACTTTAATAACCTTATAGGCGTTTCGAAGAGCATCCTCTCCATTGAAGGGCAGCCCCAAGTACTCGTCTTCGAGCTCGGCACCAATAGCCCCGGCGAGATCAAGGCCTTAGCCCGGACCACACTCCCCGATTGTTCCCTCATCACCAACATCAACCCGTCCCACCTCGAGGGGCTCTTCGATGTCGAAGGCGTGCTTGCGGAGAAGCTCGACCTTTTCCATTCCACCCGGGAAGGAGGCAAGGTATTTATCAATGCCGACGACCCTTATCTCGCGGCCGCCTATCAGGAAACAGGCCGTGAAACGTGTGTCTACGGAATTGCCCGTGAGGCGCCCTTTCACCTCAGGGTGGATCGGGACCTCGGTTGGGTTGGATCGGAGATCACCCTTACCTTTCCCGGGGCCGAGATCCGCGCCGTGACCCGGCTTCTCGGGACGCACAATCTCTACAATATCCTCGCCGCCTCCGCCATAGCCTATTCGGCGGGGCTTGGCGCAGACGCGATCGGTCAGACGATCGAGACCTTCCGTCCCTTTTCCATGCGCTTTACGGTGAAAAAATCCCCCCGGGGTTTCACCGTGGTGGACGACACGTACAACGCCAACCCCGCATCCATGGAATGGGCGATCCGCACGCTCGAAAGCCTGCCCTGTCAGGGCAAAAGGCTCGCGGTCCTCGGGGACATGAGGGAGCTGGGGGAAAAGAGCGCCTTCTACCACAGGGAGCTGGGCAGGTTTCTCAAAGGGACCTCTCTTCCCGTGATCGCCCTCGTGGGCGAGTCTATGAAGGAGGCATACGTTGAGCTGGGCGCTGACCGTGCCCGCCTCTTCAGCGACAAAGCGGCACTTATCACATATGTCGAAGGCGCACTGGAAGAAGGAGATGTAATCCTGGTGAAAGGCTCGAGGGCGGCAAAAATGGAAGAAATAGTGGAGGCCCTGATCTCATGA
- the mraY gene encoding phospho-N-acetylmuramoyl-pentapeptide-transferase, which produces MIYHLLYPLHTTITFFNVFRYITFRTVLATLSALIISFFLTPYAIRKFNEWKIKSDTREDVPERHAQKSGTPTMGGFVILVSTIIPTLCWADLTNEYIWLVTFTMLGFGAIGFIDDARKLGSTKGKGITGRMKLLLQILLALLISAFVYSRPGFNAELTIPFFKNATPDLGIFYIILGVIIVVGSSNGVNLTDGLDGLAIGPVLTVCSTFLLFAYLVGNVKFAQYLQIFYVRGAGELTILCGAMLGAGIGFLWYNTFPAELFMGDTGSLSLGASLGAIAIIIKQEALLVIAGGIFVIETVSVIIQVLSFKYRGKRVFRMAPIHHHFELKGWNEGKIVVRFWIISVILGLIALSTLKLR; this is translated from the coding sequence ATGATCTACCACCTCCTCTACCCGCTCCACACGACAATCACCTTTTTCAACGTATTCCGGTACATCACCTTCCGGACCGTGCTCGCCACGCTCTCCGCCCTGATCATAAGCTTTTTTCTGACCCCTTACGCGATCAGGAAGTTCAACGAGTGGAAGATCAAGAGCGATACGAGGGAAGACGTGCCCGAGAGGCACGCCCAGAAATCGGGGACCCCTACCATGGGAGGCTTCGTCATTCTCGTCTCCACGATCATCCCTACCCTGTGCTGGGCCGACCTGACGAACGAGTATATCTGGCTCGTCACCTTCACCATGCTCGGCTTCGGGGCAATAGGCTTCATCGACGACGCGCGTAAGCTCGGAAGCACCAAGGGTAAAGGCATCACGGGGCGGATGAAGCTCCTCCTCCAGATACTGCTCGCCCTGCTCATCAGCGCCTTCGTCTATTCGAGACCGGGTTTCAACGCGGAGCTGACCATACCTTTTTTCAAGAACGCCACCCCCGACCTTGGGATCTTCTATATCATCCTCGGGGTAATCATCGTGGTGGGCTCCTCGAACGGGGTCAACCTGACGGACGGGCTCGACGGGCTCGCCATAGGCCCGGTACTCACCGTCTGCTCCACCTTCCTCCTCTTCGCCTATCTCGTGGGAAACGTGAAATTCGCCCAGTACCTGCAGATCTTTTACGTGAGGGGCGCGGGAGAGCTGACGATCCTTTGCGGGGCCATGCTCGGGGCGGGCATCGGCTTTCTCTGGTACAATACCTTCCCCGCCGAGCTTTTCATGGGCGATACAGGCTCCCTATCGCTTGGGGCATCCCTGGGGGCGATCGCCATCATCATAAAGCAGGAGGCCCTCCTGGTCATCGCAGGCGGCATATTCGTGATCGAGACCGTCTCCGTGATCATCCAGGTCCTCTCCTTCAAGTATCGGGGCAAGAGGGTCTTCAGGATGGCGCCCATCCACCACCATTTCGAATTGAAAGGGTGGAACGAAGGCAAGATCGTGGTGAGGTTCTGGATCATTTCGGTGATCCTCGGCCTTATCGCGCTTAGCACATTGAAATTGAGGTGA
- the murD gene encoding UDP-N-acetylmuramoyl-L-alanine--D-glutamate ligase, translating to MSLPDHILIVGLGKSGVALAKFLYGTGRKIAITDAKTREALAPSLKALEGIQFEGFFGGHEGDFLASYPFVVVSPGVDSRLPFLMEAKAKGIPVIGEIELAARFTSEPIIAVTGTNGKTTTTTLLGDIFSRAFKGVFVGGNIGNPFINHVAAKEDGSYVILEVSSFQLETVETFRPQTALLLNITEDHLDRYGSYKEYTDAKYRIFENQSSTDFAVVRAGLAHEGLKAHTLFFSSTGPVAEGAFLEGDLMKVRVKGKEFLYKRSLSRLVGVHNTENLLAALITAHIHDIDQEIIEGALNQFKGLAHRVEPVREIGGVVFYNDSKATNVDATKRALESMNSKVVLIAGGKDKGGSYRSIAGLKEKLRAMVLIGEAKERIAREIGDITQVYMETDMQGAVERALTIARKGDGVLFSPMCSSFDMFRDYKERGNIFKGIVESL from the coding sequence ATGTCCTTACCTGACCATATATTGATCGTGGGCCTCGGTAAATCCGGGGTCGCCCTTGCGAAATTCCTCTATGGAACGGGCAGGAAGATCGCCATTACGGATGCAAAAACGAGAGAGGCCCTTGCGCCGTCGCTCAAGGCACTCGAAGGGATTCAATTCGAGGGCTTTTTCGGCGGCCACGAGGGGGATTTCCTCGCCTCCTACCCTTTTGTAGTCGTAAGCCCCGGGGTCGACAGCCGCCTGCCTTTTCTCATGGAAGCGAAGGCAAAAGGCATCCCCGTGATAGGGGAGATCGAGCTCGCCGCGCGCTTTACGTCCGAGCCCATTATCGCCGTCACCGGCACGAACGGAAAGACCACGACCACGACGCTCCTGGGCGATATTTTTTCACGGGCTTTCAAGGGGGTCTTCGTGGGGGGCAATATCGGAAACCCCTTCATCAATCATGTGGCCGCGAAAGAGGACGGTTCTTACGTGATCCTCGAGGTGAGCAGTTTTCAGCTGGAGACGGTGGAGACCTTCAGGCCCCAGACCGCGCTCCTCCTCAACATTACGGAGGACCATCTCGACCGGTATGGAAGCTACAAAGAATATACAGACGCAAAATACCGGATCTTCGAGAATCAGTCATCAACTGATTTTGCCGTGGTGAGAGCGGGCCTGGCCCATGAGGGACTGAAGGCACATACGCTCTTCTTCTCCTCCACGGGGCCGGTGGCAGAAGGGGCCTTCCTCGAGGGCGATCTCATGAAGGTGAGGGTGAAGGGCAAAGAATTTCTCTATAAAAGAAGCCTCTCCAGGCTCGTGGGGGTCCACAACACGGAAAACCTCCTCGCCGCCCTCATCACGGCCCATATCCATGATATCGACCAGGAGATCATCGAAGGGGCACTCAATCAATTCAAAGGCCTCGCCCACCGGGTCGAGCCCGTGAGGGAGATCGGAGGGGTCGTCTTTTATAACGATTCGAAGGCAACCAATGTGGATGCCACGAAAAGGGCGCTTGAAAGCATGAATTCAAAGGTGGTGCTCATTGCAGGCGGCAAGGACAAGGGCGGCAGCTATCGATCCATTGCAGGTCTCAAGGAGAAACTCCGGGCCATGGTGCTCATCGGGGAGGCGAAGGAGCGTATTGCCCGGGAAATAGGAGACATCACTCAGGTCTATATGGAAACGGATATGCAGGGGGCCGTGGAGCGGGCGCTCACAATTGCCCGAAAAGGCGACGGCGTACTCTTCTCCCCCATGTGCAGCAGTTTCGACATGTTCCGGGATTACAAGGAACGGGGTAACATCTTTAAGGGCATAGTGGAGTCATTATGA
- the murG gene encoding undecaprenyldiphospho-muramoylpentapeptide beta-N-acetylglucosaminyltransferase, which translates to MKLFISAGGTGGHIFPGIAVAEAFSGLPGTNEAVFVGTPYGLESTLIPPYGYRLLFIKARQFLGQSAVKKVGTLLAVVKGILVALSMIRKEKPDAVLGMGGFTSVPVVLAAVLSGTPSFLHEQNVQPGLANKILSRFTKGIFISFDETEQYIKSKKVIHTGNPLRKRLTAAHEPKDELTFGIFVFGGSRGAHSINLSIISLLPYLEGHDEVVIYHQTGPQDYEMVKDAYEKSGVRHEVFPFTDAMEKYYGLSDVVISRAGASTIFELAFFKKAAILIPYPYSAGGHQWKNATYVENIGGGYVIGDDEATGERLYQAVGHLMKEKGLISDMGVNIGRIYKDDAAEQIIRGIFHGIS; encoded by the coding sequence ATGAAGCTCTTTATTTCCGCGGGAGGCACGGGGGGACATATATTCCCCGGCATCGCCGTGGCGGAAGCCTTTTCCGGATTGCCCGGGACCAATGAGGCGGTCTTCGTGGGTACGCCCTACGGCCTTGAAAGCACGCTCATCCCGCCCTACGGATACCGGCTCCTCTTCATCAAGGCACGCCAGTTCCTGGGGCAGTCGGCCGTAAAGAAAGTGGGAACCCTTCTGGCCGTGGTGAAAGGCATACTGGTCGCCCTCTCGATGATACGAAAAGAGAAGCCCGACGCGGTCCTCGGCATGGGGGGCTTTACCTCGGTGCCCGTGGTCCTCGCCGCCGTACTCTCCGGCACACCCAGCTTTCTCCATGAGCAGAACGTCCAGCCGGGCCTTGCGAACAAGATCCTCTCCCGGTTCACGAAGGGGATCTTCATAAGCTTCGACGAGACGGAGCAGTACATAAAGAGCAAAAAAGTCATCCATACGGGCAATCCGCTCAGGAAGAGGCTTACCGCCGCCCATGAGCCAAAGGATGAGTTGACCTTCGGCATCTTCGTCTTCGGGGGCAGCCGCGGGGCCCACAGCATCAACCTCTCGATCATCTCCCTCCTGCCTTATCTCGAAGGCCATGACGAGGTCGTCATCTACCACCAGACCGGTCCCCAGGACTATGAGATGGTGAAGGACGCCTACGAGAAAAGCGGGGTGCGCCATGAGGTCTTCCCCTTCACCGATGCCATGGAAAAATATTATGGACTCTCCGACGTCGTCATATCCCGGGCAGGGGCAAGCACTATTTTCGAGCTCGCCTTTTTTAAAAAGGCCGCCATACTCATCCCCTATCCTTATTCCGCGGGGGGACACCAGTGGAAGAACGCGACCTATGTGGAGAATATAGGCGGGGGATATGTGATAGGCGACGACGAGGCGACCGGTGAAAGGCTCTATCAAGCGGTGGGCCACCTCATGAAAGAAAAGGGGCTTATCAGCGACATGGGCGTAAACATTGGGCGCATTTACAAAGACGATGCGGCGGAGCAGATAATCAGGGGGATATTTCATGGTATTTCATAA